The following proteins are co-located in the Dehalococcoides mccartyi 195 genome:
- the acsB gene encoding acetyl-CoA decarbonylase/synthase complex subunit alpha/beta, with product MSNTVAEASINSARNIVNASYKIFKQELAANCPDTAVGFPNTAYFLPVIYGILGIQVEKLSDMEAVFDKCFKMLPPPEVKAEEITELGAVLEAGLATLFAEEMLEALRYLSQPEYYTNTEDPTPDNIWLGAADDIILRKRGVEFVDGTAPGFAAIIGAAPDNATAESIAAELQQKNLYTFMCGESQGKRFASQLADAGVELGWTPRLVSFGDEPTAAIFAFGFAVRVALSFGNVEPGNRAKLFEYSQERIKAFVMPLGDISDEWYANAAGALNFGFPIIADKSVLPILPGVDTVDSVLAGIPYDRIVSKAMDVRGIKVNITKVPVPVAYGPAYEGERVRGEQIYLECGGGRTQMVELVTTAGMDDVTDGKIELFGQDIANVPEGSRLPLAIVVEAAGHKMNEDYEPILERQIHHLLNYAQGVMHIGQRDIAWLRVSKGAAAKGFSLKHIGSILHAKLHQDFGGIVDKIQIKLYTTPEKVAEISGQSKKIYAKRDERIEGMTDENTETFYSCTLCQSFAPSHVCIVSPERTGLCGAYNWMDCRASNEINNLGPNQPVNKGAVIDAKLGQWSGINQFVEKTSGGVVSHYNLYSIIHDPMTTCGCCECIAAILPLCNGVMTVNREYAGMTPCGMKFTTLAGTIGGGITTPGFLGHSKYNITQRKFISAEDGLLRLVWMPKSLKDEIRERFNARAAELGIPDLLERIADESVGTTEEEILPFLEAKQHPALTLEPLI from the coding sequence GTTGAAAAACTGTCTGATATGGAGGCCGTTTTTGATAAATGCTTCAAAATGCTGCCTCCGCCGGAGGTAAAAGCCGAAGAGATAACCGAGCTGGGTGCGGTGCTGGAGGCCGGTCTGGCCACCCTGTTTGCAGAGGAAATGCTGGAAGCTCTGCGTTATCTGAGCCAGCCGGAATATTACACCAATACCGAAGACCCCACCCCGGATAATATCTGGCTGGGTGCGGCTGATGATATTATTCTGCGTAAACGCGGGGTAGAGTTTGTAGACGGCACCGCCCCCGGTTTTGCCGCCATTATAGGTGCGGCACCTGATAACGCCACGGCCGAAAGCATAGCCGCCGAGCTTCAGCAGAAAAACCTTTATACGTTTATGTGCGGTGAATCTCAAGGCAAGCGTTTTGCCAGCCAGCTGGCTGATGCCGGGGTTGAGCTTGGCTGGACACCCCGTCTGGTTTCCTTCGGGGATGAACCCACCGCCGCCATCTTTGCCTTCGGCTTTGCCGTCAGGGTAGCCCTGTCATTCGGCAATGTAGAGCCGGGCAACCGGGCCAAACTGTTTGAATACAGCCAGGAGCGCATAAAGGCCTTTGTTATGCCGCTGGGAGATATAAGTGACGAATGGTATGCCAATGCCGCCGGGGCGCTAAATTTCGGCTTCCCCATAATTGCGGACAAATCCGTGCTGCCCATTCTGCCGGGGGTAGATACGGTTGATTCAGTGCTGGCAGGCATACCTTATGACCGTATTGTCTCCAAGGCTATGGACGTCCGGGGAATAAAAGTAAATATAACCAAAGTGCCTGTTCCGGTGGCTTACGGCCCTGCCTACGAAGGCGAACGGGTACGGGGTGAACAGATATATCTGGAATGCGGCGGCGGACGCACCCAGATGGTAGAGCTGGTAACAACCGCCGGAATGGATGATGTTACCGACGGCAAAATAGAACTGTTCGGGCAGGATATAGCAAATGTGCCCGAAGGCTCCCGCCTGCCGCTGGCTATAGTGGTAGAAGCAGCCGGACACAAAATGAATGAAGATTACGAACCTATACTGGAACGCCAGATACACCACCTCCTGAACTACGCCCAGGGTGTTATGCATATCGGCCAGAGGGATATAGCCTGGCTGCGTGTAAGCAAAGGCGCAGCCGCCAAGGGCTTTTCCTTAAAGCATATCGGCTCTATTCTCCATGCCAAACTGCATCAGGATTTCGGCGGTATAGTAGACAAAATACAGATAAAACTATATACCACCCCTGAAAAAGTGGCCGAGATAAGCGGGCAGTCCAAAAAGATTTATGCCAAACGGGATGAACGCATTGAGGGTATGACTGACGAAAATACCGAGACTTTTTATTCCTGCACCCTCTGCCAGTCATTTGCCCCCAGCCATGTCTGTATAGTCAGCCCAGAAAGAACCGGGCTGTGCGGGGCTTACAACTGGATGGACTGCCGGGCTTCCAACGAGATTAATAATTTAGGGCCTAACCAGCCGGTAAACAAGGGGGCAGTTATTGATGCCAAGCTGGGGCAATGGTCAGGTATAAACCAGTTTGTAGAAAAAACATCCGGCGGGGTGGTCAGCCATTACAATCTTTACAGCATAATCCATGACCCCATGACCACCTGCGGCTGCTGCGAATGTATTGCGGCCATACTCCCCCTGTGCAACGGGGTTATGACCGTAAACCGGGAATACGCCGGTATGACCCCCTGCGGTATGAAATTTACTACTCTGGCCGGGACTATCGGCGGGGGCATTACCACCCCCGGTTTTCTGGGCCACAGCAAATACAATATTACCCAACGCAAATTTATCTCCGCCGAAGACGGACTGCTCCGGCTGGTCTGGATGCCCAAATCTCTGAAAGACGAGATACGGGAACGGTTTAATGCCAGAGCCGCCGAACTGGGTATACCGGATTTACTGGAGCGGATTGCAGACGAAAGCGTAGGCACTACCGAGGAAGAAATACTCCCCTTCCTTGAAGCAAAACAACACCCGGCGCTGACCCTTGAGCCACTTATCTAG
- a CDS encoding DUF3786 domain-containing protein: protein MINSGEGFRLPDQRNFELATQRTLELNRSRFLATQDFNKICQNSGAVFQPPFIQLEYFGFKVKVDTRNAAVTSPDTDLSLREEALILHYLLKADRTPVLHEQISFKELPEGANYQPVFYNRVLKGLIALYTADKAKLSLSALSLGGKKTDQADMSFLFQALPRLPLWLVFWQGDDEFPPEGNIIFDRSISHYLDTEAITEICQNLGHRLSQKTP, encoded by the coding sequence ATGATAAATTCAGGAGAAGGTTTCCGCCTGCCTGACCAGCGCAATTTTGAGCTGGCCACCCAGCGCACCCTTGAACTTAACCGCAGCCGTTTTCTGGCCACGCAGGATTTTAATAAGATATGCCAAAACTCAGGTGCGGTATTCCAGCCGCCCTTTATCCAGCTGGAATATTTCGGGTTTAAGGTAAAGGTAGACACCCGAAACGCAGCCGTAACCAGCCCTGATACAGACCTGTCACTGCGTGAAGAAGCCCTGATACTGCATTACCTGCTAAAGGCAGACAGGACACCAGTTCTGCACGAACAGATAAGCTTTAAAGAACTGCCCGAAGGTGCCAACTACCAGCCTGTTTTCTATAACAGGGTGCTCAAAGGGCTGATAGCCCTTTATACCGCAGATAAGGCTAAACTGAGCTTATCCGCTCTGTCACTAGGCGGTAAAAAAACAGACCAGGCTGATATGAGTTTCTTATTTCAAGCCCTGCCCCGACTGCCCCTCTGGCTGGTATTCTGGCAGGGAGACGATGAATTCCCCCCGGAGGGTAATATTATCTTTGACCGCTCCATTTCACACTATCTGGATACTGAAGCCATTACCGAAATCTGCCAGAACCTTGGCCACAGGCTCAGCCAAAAAACCCCTTGA
- the acsC gene encoding acetyl-CoA decarbonylase/synthase complex subunit gamma: MSPTGIEIYKFLPRTNCGECGVPTCLAFAMSLAGGRAELSACPYVSEEAKQKLEEASAPPVRTVSIGTGDYSFKTGGETVMHRHEKRFEHQPGIALLISDSLSETEQDAKLAAFTRFQYKRVGAILKPDMLALRADSGSGEKYLKLVKLAAGKCPASLMLMCADTAVLDESLKICAERKPLLYAATAENSSEMAELAKKYNCPLVAKAANLADLADLSVKLQSLGIKDIVLDSSAENLKQALSDNVAIRRSAILKKFRPMGFPVINFPGQMTQDPMKESLFAGILTAKYAGILVLSDFSGETLFPLLVTRMNLYTDPQRPLATTEGIYEINNPDANSPVILTCNFSLTYFIVSGEMENSRVPCYLMIKDTEGLSVMTAWAAGKFGADTIGKFVKNSGIAAKINHRKLIIPGYASMESGGLEEELSGWEIMVGPREAAHIPAYLKQFKP; encoded by the coding sequence ATGTCACCTACCGGTATAGAGATTTATAAATTTTTGCCCCGAACTAACTGCGGCGAATGCGGCGTACCCACCTGTCTGGCATTTGCCATGAGTCTGGCAGGAGGCCGGGCTGAACTTTCTGCCTGCCCTTACGTTTCGGAAGAAGCCAAACAGAAGCTGGAGGAAGCTTCCGCCCCCCCGGTCAGGACAGTGAGCATAGGTACAGGTGATTACTCTTTTAAAACCGGCGGCGAAACTGTCATGCACCGACATGAAAAACGCTTTGAGCACCAGCCGGGTATTGCCCTGCTCATCTCAGACAGCCTGAGCGAGACGGAACAGGATGCCAAACTGGCCGCTTTCACCCGTTTTCAGTACAAACGGGTGGGTGCTATCCTGAAGCCGGATATGCTGGCACTCAGGGCAGACAGCGGCTCAGGTGAAAAATACCTGAAGCTGGTCAAACTGGCCGCCGGAAAATGCCCGGCCAGCCTCATGCTGATGTGTGCTGATACAGCCGTACTTGATGAATCTTTGAAGATTTGCGCTGAACGCAAACCGCTTCTTTACGCCGCCACAGCCGAAAACAGCAGCGAAATGGCAGAGCTGGCTAAAAAATACAACTGCCCGCTGGTAGCCAAAGCGGCTAACCTGGCAGATTTGGCTGACCTTAGCGTCAAGCTTCAATCACTGGGAATAAAAGATATTGTGCTTGACAGCTCTGCCGAAAATTTAAAACAGGCCTTATCTGACAATGTTGCCATAAGGCGCTCAGCCATTTTGAAAAAGTTCCGCCCCATGGGTTTTCCGGTCATCAATTTCCCCGGCCAGATGACCCAAGACCCCATGAAAGAATCACTGTTTGCCGGCATACTGACTGCCAAATACGCCGGTATACTGGTGCTGTCTGACTTTAGCGGCGAAACCCTGTTCCCTTTGCTGGTAACTCGTATGAACCTTTACACTGACCCCCAGCGGCCTTTGGCTACTACCGAGGGTATTTATGAAATAAACAACCCGGATGCCAATTCACCGGTCATACTCACCTGCAATTTTTCGCTGACATATTTTATTGTCTCCGGTGAGATGGAAAACAGCCGCGTACCCTGTTACCTGATGATAAAAGACACCGAAGGGCTTTCGGTCATGACCGCCTGGGCGGCAGGCAAATTCGGGGCGGATACAATCGGTAAATTTGTAAAAAACAGCGGTATTGCCGCTAAAATCAACCACCGCAAGCTGATTATACCGGGCTACGCCTCAATGGAAAGCGGTGGCTTGGAAGAAGAGCTGTCCGGCTGGGAGATAATGGTCGGCCCGCGTGAAGCCGCCCATATACCGGCCTATTTAAAGCAGTTTAAACCCTAA
- a CDS encoding response regulator transcription factor translates to MQTTQMIKVLLADDHVIVREGTRELIQRESGMMVVGEASDGVEAVEMSMKVHPDVVVMDIAMPRLNGIEATKQIKQLLPTTAILILTAYESEQYILAILEAGAASFLLKNVKGTQLLEAIRAVYAGESVLQPSTTRRVIDQLINKATKTEEVSAVNPLTDREIEVLKMAARGVSNKDIADQLYLSNRTIQTHLSNIFKKLSVGSRTEAILYGLKRGWFIMEDLP, encoded by the coding sequence ATGCAAACTACCCAGATGATAAAGGTGCTTTTGGCAGATGACCACGTAATTGTGCGTGAGGGCACGCGTGAGCTTATCCAGCGCGAATCCGGCATGATGGTCGTCGGCGAAGCCTCAGACGGGGTTGAGGCAGTGGAAATGTCCATGAAGGTTCACCCTGACGTAGTTGTTATGGATATTGCCATGCCCCGCTTAAACGGGATTGAGGCCACCAAGCAAATAAAACAGCTTTTGCCCACCACGGCTATACTTATACTTACCGCCTACGAATCTGAGCAATATATTTTGGCCATACTGGAAGCAGGCGCAGCCAGCTTTCTGCTGAAAAATGTTAAAGGTACTCAGCTGCTGGAAGCTATCCGGGCTGTATATGCCGGAGAATCAGTACTTCAGCCCTCTACCACCCGCCGGGTTATTGACCAGCTGATTAACAAAGCCACTAAGACAGAAGAGGTTTCAGCCGTAAACCCGCTGACCGACCGCGAGATAGAAGTGCTTAAGATGGCCGCCCGGGGGGTCAGCAACAAAGATATAGCCGACCAGCTTTATTTATCCAACCGTACCATTCAGACCCATCTCTCCAATATTTTCAAAAAGTTATCCGTAGGGTCGCGGACTGAAGCTATTCTCTACGGGCTTAAACGCGGCTGGTTTATTATGGAAGATTTGCCCTAG